TTGTAAAACATCCTATGAAGTCTGGACAGCTCTTGCCCGCTACTACAACCGCTCATCCTCGTCTCGTTTGTTTGAGCTTCAAAGAAAGCTTCAAACCGTCTCTAAGATGGAGAAGACGATGGACATCTACCTCAAAGACATAAAAAGCGTTTGTTCTCAACTCTCTTCTATTGGAAGTCCAGTCTCTGAGAGGATGAAAGTCTTTGCTGCTCTTCACGGCCTTGGTAAAGAATATGAGCCTATCAAAACCACCATTGAAAGCTCCATGGACTCTCATCCCCCACCAACGTTTGAAGATGTTGTTCCTCGCCTTACTAGCTATGAAGACAGACTACAAAGCTATGTTAATCAGAGCTCCGTAACTCCAAACCTTGCTTTTTACTCCAACAGAGGAAGGGGTAACTTTCAGCGAGGTGGAGGTCGCGGTCAGAACAGAGGTTACTCAACAAGAGGTCGAGGCTTTCATCAACATGTCTCACCATCTTCTCTTTCCTCTGTCAGCTCCGACTCAGACTCACGCCCTATCTGTCAGATCTGTGGAAAGCCAGGGCATCAAGCTCTTCGCTGTTGGCATAAATTTGATAACGGTTATCAATCAGAGGAAATGCCACATGCTCTAGCAGCCCTCCCCATCACAGACGTTACAAACAGTTCTGGCCATGAGTGGTTCTCTGATTCAGGTGCCACCACACACGTCACCAACTCACCAAGGCATCTCCAACAGTCTCAGGCCTACACTGGTTCTGACTCGGTGATGGTTGGAAATGGAGAGTTCCTTCCCATCACCCACACTGGCTCTACATCTCTGTCAACTGCCTCAGGTAATATTcctttaaataatgttttggtTTGTCCTGATATGGCTAAGTCCCTTCTGTCAGTATCACAAGCTACCTCAGACTATCCATGTGCTTTTGTCTTTGACTCTGATGATGTGCGTGTGTTTGATAAGTCAACCAagcagcttcttcttcaggGAAGTCGCAGTAAAGGTCTCTACAAGCTCTCTGATGCTCCGTCTCAAGTGTTCTACTCGTCAAGACAAGTTACAGCGTCTGATGATGTTTGGCACCAGAGGTTGGGGCATCCAAATCTCCAAGTTCTCCAACAACTATCATCAACTAAGTCTATCTACATCAATAAACATATCAAAACCTTCTGTGAAACCTGTCAACTTGCAAAGAGCTCACGCCTTCCCTTTGCTGCTTCTACCTTTGTCGCCACAAGACCATTGGAGAGGCTTCATTGTGATTTATGGGGACCCTCACCTGTTATGTCAGTTCAGGGGTTTAGATATTATGTAGTCTTCATAGACAACTACTCTagattttgttgattttttccTTTGAAGTATAAATCAGACTTCTTTGATACCTTTGTCAAATTTCATTCAATGGTTCAAAACCAGTTCAATACCTCTATTAGAACATTTCAATGTGATGGGGGAGGGGCATTCGTCAGCAAACCCTTCCTAAGCCATCTCCAACAGAATGGAATTCGACAGTTCATATCCTGTCCCCACACACCCCAACAAAACGGGTTGTCTGAACGCAAGCATCACCAGATAACTGAGCTTGGTCTGTCACTTCTATTCCACAGCAAAGTCCCACACAAGTATTGGGTCGAGTCCTTCTTTACCGCAAACTTTTTAAGCAACCTCCTCCCTCATACGACCCTTGATGGCCCCAGAAGCCCATTTGAACTTCTTCATGGCAAGCCACCAGACTACAGAGCTCTCAGAGTCTTTGGCTGCGCATGCTACCCAATGCTCAGGGACTATGCTTCGTCCAAACTGGACCCTAGATCGTTGCAGTGTGTTTTCTTAGGATATAATGAGCGATACAAAGGATACAGGTGCCTTCTCCCCACAACAGGTCGTGTCTATATCTCTAGGCATGTCATttttaatgaacaatcctttcCTTTCTCAAAAGAGTATGCTCATCTTCACCCACCTGCAACCTCACCATTGATGGATGCTTGGTACAAGAGTTTCCAACAGACCGCTCCTGCTGTTGTCTCAGATAAAACAACGCACCACCAACCTCCTAAGGTGGCTTCCTCCAAGAGGTCAACACCTCAACCTCCAATGTTTACTCTTGAGGACTTTCCTCCTCTACCTTCTGTAACAAGCAACAGCTCTGCTCCTACTACTCCAGCACACCCACGATCACCTGTTCCGTCATCTCCTTCACTAGTGCTTGGCTCAGTTTGTTCTACTGCTAGTGGAGTGGAGAGTTCTGAGTGTACGCCAGGCTCCGATCCTGTTTCTATTGGCAACAGCTCTACCACACCACAAAGCAGGCCAGAACAATCGCCTCTGCCTACACTTACATCAGTTCACCCCATGATCACCAGAGCAAGAGATGGAATATCTAAACCAAATCCTCGGTACTGTCTCTTAACTCAAAAGGCATCACACTCCCTACCTAGAACTGTCTCTGAGGCTCTCATACACCCGGGTTGGAACGGTTCTATGCATGAAGAAATTGATAACTGTAAAGAGACAGGAACTTGGTCCTTAGTCCCTGTTACTCCCAACATGAATGTTTTGGGATCAAGATGGGTACATCGAGTCAAACTCAATGCAGATGGCTCCTTCAAGTCACACCGATCTCGACTTGTCGCAAAAGGATATGACCAGGAAGAAGGCGTCGACTACTTTGAAACATACAGCCCAGTTGTCCGCTCTGCAACAGTCAGAACGGTTCTCCATATTGCTACAGTCATGAAGTGGGATATCAAACAGATGGACGTTAAAAACGCCTTCTTACATGGTGATCTCACTGAGGTTGTTTACATGAAACAACTAGCTGGCTtcatcaacaaaacaaaacccgATCATGTATGTCTTCTCCACAAAGCCTTATATGGCTTAAAACAGTCGCCTCGCGCCTGGTTTGACAAGTTCAGCTCCTACCTTCTTGAGTTTGGGTTTGTCTGCAGTCTTAAAGATCCCTCTCTATTCATCTACTCTCGAGGCAAAGATGTCATCATGCTTCTTCTCTACGTCGATGACATGCTTCTAACTGGAAACAGCTCTACTGCGATGGTCTGTCTTCTCCAATCTCTCAACCAGCAGTtcaagatgaaagatcttggccAGATGCACTACTTTCTCGGTATCCAAGCTATCTTTCATGAAAAAGGATTGTTTCTGAGTCAAGAACAGTATGCAAAGGACATACTCACTGTGGCTTCTATGAGTGATTGTTCCCCAATTGCCAATCCTCTGCCTCAACAGCTTAACAGAGGAAAAGATCCACAACAGCCACCAGAACCTCTCTTTTCAAACCCAACATACTTCAGATGCTTGGCTGGCAAGTTACAATATCTCACCTTGACACGCCCTGACATTCAGTTTGCCGTCAACTACGTGTGCCAAAAGATGCATGCTCCTTCCATCTCAGACTTCACTCTACTAAAAAGGATTCTGAGATATCTCAAAGGCACTTTGTCAATGGGGATCAACTTCACTGCGGATACTGATTTCACTCTAAGAGCTTATAGTGATAGTGACTGGGGTGGCTGCTCCTCCACTCGTCGTTCTACCGGAGGGTTCTGTACCTTCCTTGGCTCAAACATCATCTCATGGGCTTCTCATAAACAACCTACTGTCTCCTGTAGCTCCACTGAAGCTGAATATCGCTCTCTTACAGAAACATCAAAGGAACTATCTTGGATAAGCTCTGTCTTACGTGAGCTTGGAGTGACTCAACTGGTGACTCCTGAGCTGTATTGTGACAATCTCTCCTCTGTCCACTTAACAGCGAACCCAACGTACCACAAAAGGTCAAAGCATTTCGAGATAGACTACCATTATATCAGAGAACGAGTTGCTTTAGGTGCTGTAGTAGTAAAGCATGTTCCGGCTCGCCTTCAGCTCGCTGACATATTCACTAAgtccttaccggctcatgcttTCTCCTCTTTACGCTACAAACTGGGTGTAGATGTTCCACCAACACCAAGTTTGAGGGGGGCTATTACAGCACAAGTACCTTCTGTGAAAACAGAGAAACATCAAACAGAGAAAGAGAGTGGTTTGGGCCTGGCCAAGCTATCTAGAGAACAAAAGGGAAAGGGTAAAATGTACCCGGAAGATGATCAGGCCCAATGCAATGAAGAGCCCAGCAAGCTTGAGTCTCAACGGTCATCTGCGGTCATTAAGACTAAAGAGCTACAGTCCAAGAAGATAGCAAGTAGTACGGTAAAGCAGACTGCAAAAGAGAAGGTTGAGCTTAAGCTGTTCAATCCATTCTCAGCCCTTGATGGCTTTGTTGCAAGCTGATGATGACACCTGTTTAGAATGCTAGGGTTTTCACTATTATGTATAAATAAGACATCTCTTGTAATGTTGAATTCTAAGAAAAAAAGTTCAGGAAATAAACTTCATCTTCAACCTAACCTTGTTTCTCTTCAATTTGTGCGTATCCTCTTTGATCTGTCTGTTTTTGACTCTATGCATTGCTTCTGTTAATTAAAGACAAGAAATGCTGTGTAAATCTTCATCCGAGGAAATACTTATATAACTAAgcatataatatacataattaattgagtgttccaaaaaaaagtacataattaattaaatataaaagtggGAAGATTAATAAAGTGATTGAGAGATGAGATCGTTAAGAACAAAGCCAAAGTCATGCCTCGACCCACGCTGGACTGGACAAATCATATACTCAAATGAACTCACGTGTTGAGCACAAAACCTTCACATGACAACAAGTTATTCCGTTTTGCTTTATGTATTagtataatcaaataaaatcagACTAAGCAAAATATCCTACGTTTCCCGGAGTATATTCGTATAAATAAGTCTtggaaaaattaataaatataggCTGTAAATTGTCGACCGACCTGCAGATAATtactaaaaacaaatattttaacaagATTAGTTGGAAAGTACTGTAAAAACCTCTCAAGAATAATGACATTTGTTTTTTTGACAACGGAATAATgacatttgttttatttttcatctgAATAATGACATTTGttagaaaaatagaatatatacaAAACATACTTATTTGttagttaaataatttaattgagTCATTGCTGATGACGGAAGATAAgaattagttaatatttatagagagagagagtgtagAAGGAAGACACACACCAAACTCGACTTTAAAGAGTTGTGCTGGTGCatgttacttttttttaaaaaaagtgcAAATCTAAGAAGAGACAGTGATCGGTCGGAGAGAGATGCCGAACCTAGTGGAGAAAACGGGAAGCCGACCACCGTGGGTGGGGTTAGCTGCCGCCGCTTGGGTTCAGATAGCTGCTGGAACCAGTTCGACGTTCCCGCTGTACTCCGCCGCTCTCAAATCGGTTCTGGGGTTTAACCAGCAACAGATCACGATCCTCGGAGTCGCTTGTGATCTCGGTGAAAATTTGGGACTACTTCCAGGCTACGTGAGTAACAAGCTTCCTCCATGGGCGATGCTTCTCATCGGATCCACCTCTTGTTTCCTCGGTTACAGCGTTCTCTGGAGCTCCGTCAACCAAATCATCCATGGCTTGCCTTTCTGGCTGGTAACAAACAACCACAcccttctctttattttttcatttgaaTCATATGCTATAACGCCGGTCCTGAGATTTTGGGAGAATGTTACATCGAACTCAACTTTTTTTGTTAGTCAagtgtacatttttttttagtCAAAGACCTATTAATTGAACTTACATGATTAGTATCTTGGGTTTGGTAATGTTGTTGACAGCTATTCATTGCTCTGTTTTTCGGCACCAATAGTAGCTCATGGTTCGGCACGGCATCTCTGGTGACCAATATGAGGAACTTTCCTATGAGCCGAGGCCCAGTTGCCGGACTCATCAAAGGGTATATTGGGCTCAGTGGTGCAGCATTCACCGTGATTTTCAGCGTCTTGCTTCACCACTCAGCTACCAATCTGCTCTTCTTTCTTATGGTTGGCGTTCCCCTTTTATGCTTATCTCTCATGTACTTCGTCCGCCCATGTGTTCCTGCTACCGACAATGACCCTTCTGAGCCTGTTTATTTCGCTTTTCTCCTCGGCTCTAGTATCCTCCTCGCTGCTTATCTTGTTATGACCACTGTGCTTAATGAGGTGTTTACACTGCCTAGCATCCTCAAATATATTCTTCTGGGGGGCACGGTCTTATTCTTGATGGCGCCTCTTGCGATCCCCATCAAGATGACACTATTCCGTTCCAAGAGATCTCTTCCGGACAATCTAGCCAAAGAGGAAGGTGAGAAAGAACCGTTGCTGATACCTTCTACATCAGCTTCAAACATGGGCACTCTCTTCGAAGGAGAGGGAGATGGAGACGGTGCCTCGGAGATGGAGATACTTTTGGCTGAAGGAGAAGGTGCGgttaagaagaagaggaagccaaGGAGAGGAGAGGACTTCAAGGTTCGCCAAGTCTTCGCCAAGGCAGACTTCTGGCTCCTTTGGTTTGCTTACTTCCTCGGCATGGGTTCAGGCATTACCGTCTCAAACAACTTGGCTCAGATCGGTTTTGCTTTTGGTATTAAAGGCACAACGATACTCCTCTGTCTCTTTAGCTTCTTCAACTTCTGTGGCCGTCTTGCTTCAGGTGCCATCTCTGAGCACTTTGTCAGGTCAAAGGCCCTTCCAAGAACGCTATGGATGGGAGCCGCGCAGCTGGTTATGATGTTCACGTTCCTCCTCTTCTCCATGGCCATCGACGGTACTATCTACGTGGCGACCGCTCTTGTCGGGATAGGCATGGGGTTTCAGTACTTGTCAATCTCCACCATCTCCGAGCTCTTTGGTCTTAAGAATTTTGGAATCAACTTCAACTTCATACTCTTGGGCAACCCCACAGGTGCGGCCATTTTCTCGGCACTTATGGCAGGACATATATACGACAGGGAAGCGACTAAGCAAGGGAGTTCTACGTGCATTGGTCCTGATTGCTACAGGGTAACGTTCTTGGTTCTAGCCGGTCTTTGTGGACTTGGCACTCTGCTCTCTGTTATTTTGACTGTGAGAATTAGGCCGGTTTATCAAGCTCTCTATGCTTCTGGCTCTTTCCGGTTGCAGCCGCAGTCAAATGGTCACTGATATTTCCATGGGAATTGCAAGAGAGACTGTTGAGAGTATGAGATGATACAGTCATAGATATGCTATGTCTATTTTTCATCGTATAAAGTTCCTATTGTATCTTGCGGCATGTTTTTTTGAGGTGTGTATCctaaaatttgtaaaacttttgttattcaGCTGTGATGGGTGACTCAACCGGCCACAGAACCGGTTGGAATaaccttttttttgtaattggCTTCTTTTACCATTGTAATATTTGCTGTAATcttgtttgtatttgtttgatgttttgtaTCATGATTCTTGATCGCcacaatttttgaaaaaaacaagagaGGTAATAAAGATCATGTTTCCTGAATCTTTTCCTTACTTGTCAAGAGTCAACACAGGTTACTAAACAATTCCAAATCAAAAAAGGAATGTCATGCCAAGAACCGGATCAAACAATTTTGAGGAATCAAGAACTGAAAACTTAACACTCGGAAAACAGatcttgtcataacaaaaatgcAGACTAAACACAAAGAAGGTAGAGGAATGTTGGTTACATGAACACAAAGCTATGTCCTCTATTATATCAatgtctacaaaaaaaaagctaataCCCCGaacagacaaaaaaaatggGAAACAAGAAAGCCCAAAGTAAATAATACACATCAAATAACTTTGGTGTAAGAACCCTAAAAGTCATCATACATAATCTATCTGATTTCAAGTAGGTTTGAGATTCTGAAACATAGAATCCCACTTAATAAGAACCTCTGGTACATTTTCTAGCTTAGGATAAGGCGTTTCAATCGTTCATTTAACAACCACCTCTAGTATTATGTTCCACTGTTATCAAGGTTCATAGAATATTTgggaaataataataatcaaatcaaaactATACTAAAAGCACAATA
This Brassica napus cultivar Da-Ae chromosome C6, Da-Ae, whole genome shotgun sequence DNA region includes the following protein-coding sequences:
- the LOC106430703 gene encoding protein NUCLEAR FUSION DEFECTIVE 4, yielding MPNLVEKTGSRPPWVGLAAAAWVQIAAGTSSTFPLYSAALKSVLGFNQQQITILGVACDLGENLGLLPGYVSNKLPPWAMLLIGSTSCFLGYSVLWSSVNQIIHGLPFWLLFIALFFGTNSSSWFGTASLVTNMRNFPMSRGPVAGLIKGYIGLSGAAFTVIFSVLLHHSATNLLFFLMVGVPLLCLSLMYFVRPCVPATDNDPSEPVYFAFLLGSSILLAAYLVMTTVLNEVFTLPSILKYILLGGTVLFLMAPLAIPIKMTLFRSKRSLPDNLAKEEGEKEPLLIPSTSASNMGTLFEGEGDGDGASEMEILLAEGEGAVKKKRKPRRGEDFKVRQVFAKADFWLLWFAYFLGMGSGITVSNNLAQIGFAFGIKGTTILLCLFSFFNFCGRLASGAISEHFVRSKALPRTLWMGAAQLVMMFTFLLFSMAIDGTIYVATALVGIGMGFQYLSISTISELFGLKNFGINFNFILLGNPTGAAIFSALMAGHIYDREATKQGSSTCIGPDCYRVTFLVLAGLCGLGTLLSVILTVRIRPVYQALYASGSFRLQPQSNGH